The Microbacterium sp. LWH7-1.2 genome window below encodes:
- the solA gene encoding N-methyl-L-tryptophan oxidase, which yields MTALETDVVVVGVGSIGSMASWQLASRGLRVIGVDRFSIPGPFSAYGGESRIFRKVYVEGAHYTPLLQRSEELWRDLERTSGTRLLETDGAVTIYDEHNPKLATLIAAAQEHGLEFELLRGDEARSRYPEQVIRDTDVTVFDPGGGYLRSERAVTAALVEAARLGAEFLGSRTAHSVEAYGDRYLVRTDHEEIIASRVVISPGNGARAVCRELGVHLSVLPQVLTWFPAVDPSRLRSHMPVFLRRAEEDGRPDQARFYGFPTADGWTMKVVGSVYMDEAVSMETPPTWDPGFLDSIRAWVREFLPGLIPDPVRVATCADGHSPDATGLFGTVPGMDGVVAAAGFSGHGFKMASALGAIATDLVLTGTTATDVEFMNPARFLGPDARLTSLALS from the coding sequence ATGACGGCACTCGAAACAGATGTCGTGGTCGTCGGCGTCGGCTCGATCGGAAGCATGGCGAGTTGGCAGCTCGCGTCCCGCGGCCTGCGAGTCATCGGCGTGGACAGATTCTCGATCCCTGGTCCCTTCTCCGCGTATGGGGGGGAATCGCGCATCTTCCGGAAGGTCTACGTGGAAGGCGCGCACTACACGCCGCTCCTTCAGAGGTCAGAGGAACTGTGGCGCGATCTCGAGCGGACCAGCGGAACCCGGTTGCTCGAGACCGACGGCGCCGTCACGATTTACGACGAGCACAATCCGAAGCTGGCGACACTGATCGCAGCCGCGCAGGAGCATGGGCTCGAGTTCGAGCTGCTCAGGGGTGATGAGGCAAGGTCGCGGTATCCCGAACAAGTGATCAGGGACACGGATGTCACGGTCTTCGATCCCGGGGGCGGTTACCTCAGATCCGAGCGGGCCGTGACGGCCGCACTCGTGGAAGCCGCACGGCTCGGCGCCGAATTCCTCGGGAGCCGCACGGCGCACAGCGTCGAGGCGTACGGGGACCGGTACCTCGTCCGGACGGATCATGAGGAGATCATCGCCTCTCGCGTGGTCATCTCGCCGGGCAACGGTGCCCGCGCGGTCTGCAGGGAACTCGGTGTGCACCTCTCCGTCCTGCCGCAGGTCCTGACTTGGTTCCCCGCCGTGGACCCGTCGCGGCTCCGCTCGCACATGCCCGTCTTCCTCAGGAGGGCCGAGGAGGACGGCAGGCCGGACCAGGCCAGGTTCTACGGCTTCCCGACCGCAGACGGTTGGACGATGAAGGTCGTGGGGAGCGTCTACATGGACGAAGCGGTGTCGATGGAGACGCCGCCCACCTGGGATCCGGGCTTCCTGGACTCCATCCGGGCCTGGGTCCGGGAGTTCCTTCCAGGGCTCATCCCCGACCCGGTCCGCGTCGCCACCTGCGCCGATGGGCACTCGCCGGACGCGACCGGGCTGTTCGGAACGGTGCCTGGAATGGACGGCGTCGTCGCGGCAGCCGGGTTCTCCGGCCACGGCTTCAAGATGGCCTCCGCACTCGGTGCCATCGCTACCGACCTCGTGCTCACGGGCACGACGGCCACCGACGTCGAGTTCATGAACCCCGCCAGGTTCCTCGGACCCGACGCGCGACTCACGTCGTTGGCACTGAGCTGA